The genomic interval ATGGACGTGGCCGCGGTCGACGCGGCGCTCACGGCGGCCCGCGCCGACGAACACCGGCCGTCTCTGATCGTAGCGCGGACTCACATCGGATTTGGGAGCCCGAACAAGCACGACACGTTCGAAGCCCACGGCGAACCGCTCGGCAAGGATGAAGTCCGGCTGACCAAGCGAGCCTATGGCTGGCCGGAAGACGCGGAGTTCCGTGTGCCGGAGGAGGCACGGCGGGAATTCGAGAAGGTGCGCGTGCGCGGCGGGACGCTCCGCAGCGCCTGGCAGCGGGCGATGGATGCCTATCGTGCCGCGTACGGGGATCTGGCAAGCGCCCTGGACCGCGCGATGGCGGGTGCGCTTGCTCCGGCATGGGACGCGAAGCTTCCCCGTTTCACGGTCGGCGACGGCGCCATGTCAACGCGGGATGCCCGGGGGGGATGGTGATCGCTGCGCTCGCCGAGTCGGTGCCGAACCTGGTCGGCGGATCAGCCGACCTCGATCCGTCCACGCGCACCATGATGAAGGGGAAGGGGATGTTCAGAGCGCCGACGTACCGGAGGAAGGGCAGACTCCGCCGACGCAGGGAGCGGCTCGCGGGGTGTGGGGATACGCGGGGCGGAACATCCACCTTGGAATCCGTGAGCACGCGACGACCGCGATTCTCACGGGAATGGCCCATCACGGCGGTGTCGTGCCGTTCGGTGCGACTTTCTTCACTGTCTCGGACTACATGCGCCCCAGCATCCGTCTGGCCGTGCTGAGCGGGGCGCACGTGATCTACGTCTGGACGCACGACAGCATCGCGGTCGGCGAAGACGGGCCGACGCGCCAGCCGATCGAGGAGCTTGCCAGCCTTCGGGCGATGCCGAACCTGCTGGTGCTCCGGCCGGCCGACGCGAACGAGACGGTCGAGGCGTGGCGGATCGCTATGCAGCACACGGGCGGTCCGGTCGGGCTGGTGCTCACCCGCCAGAAGCTCCCGGTGCTCGACCGGACGACACTCGCCCCGGCCACCGGCACCGCGCTCGGCGTTACGTCCTGGTCGACGCAGGTGAGGGGCTGCCGGAGATCATTCTCCTCGCGACCGGCTCGGAGGTGTCGCTGTCGCTCGACACGCACCGAAGGCTGGCCGGCGAGGGCATCCGGAGTCGAGTCGTGTCCATGCCGTCATGGGAGCTGTTCGAGGCGCAACCCGCCGAGTACCGCCAGGCGGTGCTGCCGCCCGCGGTGCACGCCCGGGTCAGCGTGGAAGCGGGCTCGCCGTCCGGCTGGGAACGCTACGTCGGGCCGGGCGGCGCGATCATCGGCGTGAAGCGCTTCGGCACGTCGGCGCCGGGACCCGAGGTGATGGCCCGCTACGGGTTCATCGTGGAGCACGTCGTCGCGACAGCGAAGGCGGTGCTCGCCGCGAAGGTCACATCGTGAGCGGGGGGCGGAGGGTTCGGCCGGTCCCGCCCGCCTGACCCGTGGCATGGCATGGCTGCCGAGGACGAGGTGAGCACTATTGAACAGACGGAACACGCCCAGCCCCGGCAGGATCTTCGTGCAGTCAGATTCCTTCAGGTCGTGCATTCGAAGGCACGGCGACTGGGAAGGGCGGTTCGAGGCTCGCTGCTCGCCAGGGGCGAGTCCGGGCCTCACGAGGTGAAGCTTGTCAGAGAAGAGTGTAGTGGTAGGGATCTACAGCACGCACACCGGGGCCGAAGACGCCGTCAAGGAGCTTCAGAAGTCGCACTTCGACATGAAGCAGCTGTCCATCGTGGGCAGGGGCTATCACACGGAGGAGCACGTCGTCGGCTTCTACAACATCGGTGACCGCATGATGGTGTGGGGTAAGCGGGGGGCCTTCTGGGGCGGGTTCTGGGGCCTGCTGTTCGGGTCGGCGCTCTTCGTCGTCCCGGGCCTTGGTCCCGTCATGGTGTTCGGTCCGCTGGTGGCGTGGATTGTCGGAGCGCTGGAAACGGCGGCGGTCGTCGGTGGACTGAGCGCGCTCGGCGCCGGCCTCTATAGCGCCGGAATCCCAAAGGATAGCGTCTTGGCGTACGAGACGGCGATCAAGACCGACAAGTTCGTCGTCATCGCGCACGGGACGGCCGACGAGGCCGGCATGGCCAAGAGCGTCCTCGAGAAGACCGCCGCCGTGCGGGTCACGGCTCACGACGCCGTGGTTCCTGCCTGATGGCGTGGGCCCTATGTTGGCGGACGGCAGACGAGGCCAAGGAAGCGGCATAGGCAGCGGGAACCCCCAAGCCGATGGATTCGAGAACCGCCAGCAAAGCGCCGCGCGTCGAGCGTCCGAGAGCCGGCCCTCGGGCCGAGGAAGTCGAGGGCTTCGATTCCCTGGCTGAGCTGGCCCTGGACATGCGCTGGTCGTGGAACCACGCCACCGACGACGTGTGGCGGCGGCTCGATTCCGAGCTGTGGGCGACAACGCACAACCCCTGGGTCGTCCTGCAGACGGTCTCCCGCGACCAGATCGAGCGCGCGTTCGCGGATCCCGCGTTCCGAGCGAGCGTCAATCGCCAACTGCAGGCCAGCCGGCAAGCGGCGGATGCGCCCGCATGGTTCCAGCAGAACCATCCGCAGGCTTCCCTGACCTGCGCCGCGTACTTCAGCATGGAGTTCATGCTGAGCGAGGCGTTGCCCATCTATTCGGGTGGGCTCGGCAACGTGGCCGGCGATCAGCTCAAAGCCGCCAGCGACCTGGGGGTGCCAGGTGTCGGCGTGGGGCTTCTCTACCAGCAAGGCTACTTTCGCCAGGTGATCGACAAGGACGGAGCGCAACAGGCCCTGTTCCCATACAACGACCCGGGACAGTTGCCGATCACACCGTTGCGCCACCCGAACGGCGAGTGGCTGCGGCTGGAGATCGCGCTGCCTGGATACTCGGTGTGGCTGCGGGCCTGGCAGGTCCAGGTCGGTCGCGTCAAGCTCTACCTGCTGGACAGCAACGACGCCGCGAACTACCCGGCTCATCGTGGGATCACCAGCGAGTTGTATGGCGGCGGGCCGGAGCTGCGTCTCAAGCAAGAGCTGCTCCTCGGGATCGGCGGATGGCGGCTGCTTCGTGCGCTCGGCATCCAGCCGGAGGTGTGTCACTTGAACGAGGGACATGCGGCCTTTGCCGTGTTGGAGCGCGCCCGCGGCTACATGCACGCGACTTCGCAGCCCTTCGAAGTCGCGCTGGCCGTCACTCGAGCGGGCAACCTGTTCACCACCCACACGGCAGTAGCCGCTGGCTTTGATCGTTTCGCTCCGGCCCTCGTCCAGCAGTACCTGGGCGGCTATGCCGAGCAGAGGCTCGGCATAAGCCTCCATGAGCTGCTGGCCCTGGGCCGTCAGAATCCCGACGACGCATCGGAGAGCTTCAACATGGCCTATCTGGCGATGCGCGGAAGCGGGGCGGTCAATGGCGTGAGCCGCCTGCACGGGGAGGTAAGTCGCCACATCTTCGCGCCGCTCTTCGCGCAGTGGCCGGAGGACGAAGTGCCGATCAGCCATGTGACCAACGGCGTCCATATGCCAACCTGGGACTCGGCACCGGCCGATGATCTCTGGACGGAAGCCTGTGGAAAGGACCGCTGGTTGGGGACGACGGAGGCCTTGGGGCAGGACATTCGCCGCGTCTCCGACGCCAGGCTGTGGCAGTTTCGTACCGCCGCCAGCCGGTCCCTAATTGACTACGCCCGCGACCGACTGTCCCGAGATCTGACCTCCACAGGGGCGTCGCCGCAGGCAGTCGGCGAGGCCAGACATCTGTTTGATCCCAAGGCGCTGACACTGGGTTTTGCGCGCCGCTTCGCCAGCTACAAGAGGCCGAATCTGCTGCTGCACGATCCTGCGCGTCTACTGCGCCTGCTGGCGAGTCCCGACCGGCCGGTGCAACTGATCATCGCCGGCAAGGCCCATCCCGAAGATCGAGCCGGACAGGCCCTGATCCGCGAATGGACGAGCTTCATCCGTCGACCGGAGACGCGACCGCACATCATCTTCCTGAGCGACTACGACATGCTGTTGACGGAGCACCTGGTCCAGGGCGTGGACGTCTGGGTCAACACGCCGCGGCGGCCTTGGGAGGCGAGCGGAACGAGCGGCATGAAGGTGCTCGTCAACGGCGGGATCAACCTCTCGGAACTGGACGGCTGGTGGGCGGAAGCCTACACGCCGGAAGTGGGGTGGGCCCTTGGGGACGGCCGCGAGCATGGCGACGATCCGGCCTGGGACGCTGTCGAAGCTGACGCGCTCTACGACCTGCTCGAGCGGGAGGTGATCCCTGAGTTCTACGCCCGGAACGAGAGCGGCATTCCCGTCGCCTGGATCAAGCGGATGCGGGAAAGCATGGCGCGGCTGACGCCGCGCTTCGCCGCGAACCGCACGGTGCGCGAATACACGGAGCAACACTACCTTCCGGCGGCCAGCGCCTACCGTGCGCGGAGTGCGAACGGCGGCGCAATCGGAAGGCAAATGGTCGCGTCGCGGCGCACTCTCGATGAGAAATGGCACAAGGTGCACTTCGGCGAAGTGAAGGTCGAGACTCGTGGTGCGGAACACGTGTTCGAGGTGCCGGTCTGTCTCGACGACCTCGACCCGACGGCGGTGCGGGTGGAGCTGTACGCCGACGGCGCGACGGGGAGTGCGCCCGTGCGGCAGGAGATGAAGCACGTCGGGACACGGGCCGGCGAACGGGGCGCTCTCGTGTACGTCGCGGCCGTCACCACAGCCAGGCCGGCAGCGGACTACACGGCGCGAGTGATGCCGTCGTGCAACGGCGCCGCGATCCCACTCGAGGACGCACGAATCCTGTGGCAGCGATGAACGTCAAGCCGTCGACCGCACTCAGGAGTCTCGAGCGATGAAGAACAACACACTCAGGCCCGAGCTGCTCCGGAAGATGGATGCCTACTGGCGCGCCGCCAACTACGTCGCGGTCGGCCAGATCTACCTCTACGACAATCCGCTGCTGAGGCGGTCGCCGACGCTCGCGGCCGTGAAGCACATGCTCCTGGGATACTGGGGCACGACGCCCGGACAGGACTTCATCTACGTGCACTTGAACCGGGTCAGCAAGAAGTACGACCTCGACATGATCTACGTGTCCGGCCCCGGGCCCGGCGGCCCGGCGGAAGCTCTTTCTCCAGTTCTCGTGTCCCGGCGGGATTCCCAGCCACGCGTCACCGGAGTGCCCGGGCTCGATCCACGAGGGCGGCGAGCTGGGCCATTCGCTCAGCCATTCCTTCGGGGCGGTGTTCGACAATCCCGACCTGGTCGTGGCCTGCGTTGTCGGCGATGGCGAGGCGGAAACGGGTCCGCTGGCCACGGCGTGGCGCTGATGTTGGCGAGCACGAGGACCGTCGCAGTCGACGCGAGGCTGGTCAGAGTGAAGGATAGCGGAACTGTAGAGACGAAGCCGGGCGGCAGCGCCAGGACATGGCTTGGCGACAGAGCGCCTACAGGAGATGGGGTGATGAATCACGGGCCGGATGGGGAGGCTGGCAGGCTGGGCAGTGGCGCGTGGCTGTGCACGGTGATCGGCGTCCTGGTGGTGGTCCTGCAGGTCGTGGCGATCAGACAGTCGTCCAAGAAGTAGAGCACGACGCGAAATGGCGCTGCGTTTGATCGAGATGGTGCTGGGCGAGAAGGACGCGGGGGTGCTCCGGCAGCTTCTCGACGGACACGCGGTGCTCGAACACCGGCAGGTTCGGTTTCCGAACGGTGAAGTGCTGGTGCGGATCCTGTTGGACGCGGAACATAGCGAAACGGTGCTGGATCTCCTGGAGGAACGGTTCGCCGGCGGTGAGGGCCAGCGGGTGGTGATGCTGCCTGTCGAAGCCACGTTGCCGCGCGCCGAGCCGAACCCGCCGGACGTGGCCGCCACCTCTGCGCCGGAGGAAGGGTCGCCGGAGCGCATCGGCCGGGAGGAGTTGTACGAGGACATCAAGGACGCTGCGCGGTGTTCGCGCGTCTATCTGGCGATGGTGGTCTTGTCCACCATCGTGGCGGCCGTCGGTCTGTACTACGACAGCGTGGCCATCATCATCGGGGCGATGGTGATCGCGCCCCTGCTCGGTCCGAACGTGGCGCTGTCGCTCGCCACGGCGTTGGGTGACCTGTCACTGCTGCGGCGCGCGCTGCTGACGGCCCTGGCCGGCGTCGCAACGGCGATGGGGTTGTCGGTGATCATCGGGCTGCTGCTGGAGGTCAACCCCGCGTCGCCGGAGATCGCGTCGCGCGACGGGGTGGGGCTGGGCGACGTCGCGGTGGCAGTGGCGTCGGGCTGTGCGGGCGCCCTGGCGTTCACCACGGGCGTGTCGACGACTTTGATCGGCGTGATGGTGGCCGTGGCGCTGTTGCCACCGCTGGTGACGTCCGGCCTGCTGTTGGGCGGCGGGCATCCTGCGCCGGCCATGGGCGCGCTGTCGCTCTTCCTGATGAATCTCATGTGCGTGAACCTGTCCGGGGTGACGACGTTTCTGATCCAGGGTATTCGTCCGGCGACCTGGTGGGAGAAGAGCCGTGCCTCCAAGGCCACGCGTATCGCCATCGGACTGTGGGTGGCCTTGTTGGCGGCGTTGGGCGGCATGATCCTGCTGCTGCGAAAGGGCTGAGCATGCTCGGACCAGTCAGCGTGAGCCGATGCGAGTGAGCACGCCATGCGACACTGGCCGACGCGCGCCGTGTGCAGCCGAGGGCGCGCCAGCGGACCCTGGCGTGGTCGTCTCGGTGCGGGGCAGCGTCGTGGATGTGCGGTTCGACAGGCAGTTGCCGCCGATCCACTCGGTGCTGCGCGCCGGAGGCGAAGAGCGAATCGTGATCGAAGTGCTCGCTCAACGGGACGCGCGTCACGTGCGCGGGATTGCGCTGACGCCCACGCAAGGGCTCGCTCGCGGCATGGCGGTGGAGGACACGGGCGGGCCGCTCCAGGCGCCGGTCGGCAAGGGCGTTCTCGGGCGGATGTTCGACGTGTTCGGCAACGTCATCGACCGTGAAGGGCCGCTGTCCGATGTCCAATGGCGTTCGGTGCACCGCGCGCCGCCGCCCCTGGCGCGACGGTCGACCAAGTCCGAGATCTTCGAAACCGGCATCAAGGTCATCGACGTGCTCGTGCCCCTGGAACGCGGCGGCAAGGCGGGCCTTTTCGGCGGGGCGGGCGTGGGCAAGACGGTGCTGCTCACCGAGATGATCCACAACATGATCGGGCA from Verrucomicrobiota bacterium carries:
- the glgP gene encoding alpha-glucan family phosphorylase, which codes for MDSRTASKAPRVERPRAGPRAEEVEGFDSLAELALDMRWSWNHATDDVWRRLDSELWATTHNPWVVLQTVSRDQIERAFADPAFRASVNRQLQASRQAADAPAWFQQNHPQASLTCAAYFSMEFMLSEALPIYSGGLGNVAGDQLKAASDLGVPGVGVGLLYQQGYFRQVIDKDGAQQALFPYNDPGQLPITPLRHPNGEWLRLEIALPGYSVWLRAWQVQVGRVKLYLLDSNDAANYPAHRGITSELYGGGPELRLKQELLLGIGGWRLLRALGIQPEVCHLNEGHAAFAVLERARGYMHATSQPFEVALAVTRAGNLFTTHTAVAAGFDRFAPALVQQYLGGYAEQRLGISLHELLALGRQNPDDASESFNMAYLAMRGSGAVNGVSRLHGEVSRHIFAPLFAQWPEDEVPISHVTNGVHMPTWDSAPADDLWTEACGKDRWLGTTEALGQDIRRVSDARLWQFRTAASRSLIDYARDRLSRDLTSTGASPQAVGEARHLFDPKALTLGFARRFASYKRPNLLLHDPARLLRLLASPDRPVQLIIAGKAHPEDRAGQALIREWTSFIRRPETRPHIIFLSDYDMLLTEHLVQGVDVWVNTPRRPWEASGTSGMKVLVNGGINLSELDGWWAEAYTPEVGWALGDGREHGDDPAWDAVEADALYDLLEREVIPEFYARNESGIPVAWIKRMRESMARLTPRFAANRTVREYTEQHYLPAASAYRARSANGGAIGRQMVASRRTLDEKWHKVHFGEVKVETRGAEHVFEVPVCLDDLDPTAVRVELYADGATGSAPVRQEMKHVGTRAGERGALVYVAAVTTARPAADYTARVMPSCNGAAIPLEDARILWQR
- a CDS encoding permease; amino-acid sequence: MSEKSVVVGIYSTHTGAEDAVKELQKSHFDMKQLSIVGRGYHTEEHVVGFYNIGDRMMVWGKRGAFWGGFWGLLFGSALFVVPGLGPVMVFGPLVAWIVGALETAAVVGGLSALGAGLYSAGIPKDSVLAYETAIKTDKFVVIAHGTADEAGMAKSVLEKTAAVRVTAHDAVVPA
- a CDS encoding TIGR00341 family protein, producing the protein MALRLIEMVLGEKDAGVLRQLLDGHAVLEHRQVRFPNGEVLVRILLDAEHSETVLDLLEERFAGGEGQRVVMLPVEATLPRAEPNPPDVAATSAPEEGSPERIGREELYEDIKDAARCSRVYLAMVVLSTIVAAVGLYYDSVAIIIGAMVIAPLLGPNVALSLATALGDLSLLRRALLTALAGVATAMGLSVIIGLLLEVNPASPEIASRDGVGLGDVAVAVASGCAGALAFTTGVSTTLIGVMVAVALLPPLVTSGLLLGGGHPAPAMGALSLFLMNLMCVNLSGVTTFLIQGIRPATWWEKSRASKATRIAIGLWVALLAALGGMILLLRKG